A single Calidifontibacter indicus DNA region contains:
- the hflX gene encoding GTPase HflX — protein sequence MTSQHDFFNRRADALADSDIDLQYDDDGFLIDDGDSADGDQLDRAERAALRRVEGLSTELQDVTEVEYRQLRLERVVLANVWTEGTVEDADNSLRELAALAETAGSTVLAGVTQRRSRPDPGTWLGSGKAAALRDIVIAEGADTVIADGELAPSQRRALEDVVKVKVIDRTALILDIFAQHAKSKEGKAQVELAQLQYLLPRLRGWGESMSRQAGGQAAGGQGMGSRGPGETKIELDRRRINSRIAKLKREIASMKTIRDTKRHGRKVNEVPSVAIAGYTNAGKSSILNRLTGAGVLVQNQLFATLDPTVRRAETADGRPYTLADTVGFVRNLPHQLVEAFRSTLEEVGDSDLLLHVVDGSHPDPESQISAVREVLSDVGATDVKEVIVINKADVADPEVVDRLLRTEKHAIAVSARTGAGFDELLALIDRELPRPEIRVEVLLPYDRGDLLSRLHQEADVISSEHTGDGTHVHAKVNPSLEAALEAYAV from the coding sequence ATGACTTCGCAACACGACTTCTTCAACCGCCGCGCCGACGCGCTCGCCGACTCCGACATCGACCTGCAGTACGACGACGACGGCTTCCTGATCGACGACGGCGACTCTGCCGACGGTGACCAGCTCGACCGCGCCGAACGCGCGGCACTGCGTCGCGTCGAGGGGCTGTCGACCGAACTGCAGGACGTCACCGAGGTCGAGTACCGCCAGCTGCGACTCGAGCGTGTGGTGCTGGCCAATGTGTGGACCGAAGGCACCGTCGAGGACGCCGACAACTCGCTGCGCGAGCTCGCGGCGCTCGCCGAGACCGCCGGGTCGACCGTGCTCGCCGGTGTGACCCAGCGACGCAGCCGTCCCGACCCGGGCACCTGGCTCGGCTCCGGCAAGGCGGCCGCGCTGCGCGACATCGTCATCGCCGAGGGCGCCGACACCGTCATCGCCGACGGTGAGCTCGCACCCAGCCAACGGCGCGCCCTGGAGGACGTCGTCAAGGTGAAGGTCATCGACCGCACCGCGCTGATCCTCGACATCTTCGCCCAGCACGCGAAGTCGAAGGAGGGCAAGGCGCAGGTCGAGCTCGCCCAGCTGCAGTACCTCCTGCCGCGCCTGCGTGGTTGGGGTGAGTCGATGTCCCGGCAGGCCGGTGGCCAGGCCGCCGGTGGACAGGGCATGGGTTCGCGTGGTCCGGGTGAGACGAAGATCGAGCTCGACCGTCGTCGCATCAACTCCCGCATCGCCAAGCTCAAGCGCGAGATCGCGTCGATGAAGACGATCCGCGACACCAAGCGACACGGCCGCAAGGTCAACGAGGTGCCGTCGGTCGCGATCGCCGGCTACACCAACGCCGGCAAGTCGTCGATCCTCAACCGGCTCACCGGCGCCGGCGTGCTGGTGCAGAACCAGTTGTTCGCCACGCTCGACCCGACGGTGCGTCGCGCCGAGACCGCCGACGGCCGTCCGTACACGCTCGCCGACACCGTCGGTTTCGTGCGCAACCTGCCGCACCAGTTGGTCGAGGCGTTCCGCTCGACCCTGGAGGAGGTCGGCGACTCCGACCTGCTGCTGCATGTCGTCGACGGCTCCCACCCCGACCCCGAGTCGCAGATCTCGGCGGTGCGCGAGGTGCTCTCCGACGTCGGTGCCACCGACGTCAAGGAAGTCATCGTCATCAACAAGGCCGATGTCGCCGACCCCGAGGTGGTCGACCGGCTGCTGCGCACCGAGAAGCACGCGATCGCCGTATCCGCCCGCACCGGAGCCGGATTCGACGAGTTGCTCGCCCTCATCGACCGCGAACTGCCGCGCCCGGAGATCCGTGTCGAGGTGCTGCTGCCCTACGACCGGGGCGACCTGCTCAGTCGCCTGCACCAGGAAGCCGACGTCATCAGCAGCGAGCACACCGGCGACGGCACCCACGTGCACGCCAAGGTGAACCCGTCGCTGGAAGCGGCCCTCGAGGCGTACGCCGTCTGA
- a CDS encoding SigE family RNA polymerase sigma factor — MADRDGFDEFVATHAVALARSARLLTGEPGSADDLLQETLIRLWTKWPRVRGADRPLAYARTTMARLHLDSRRLRRSHETPIAIDDRTGEHSSPTSVVDDHLTLWQALDRLQRLDRAVLVLRYHDGYTSGEVAAMLGISDGAVRKRAARALQVVRTELDSSKGVR; from the coding sequence ATGGCCGACCGGGACGGCTTCGACGAGTTCGTTGCAACACACGCGGTGGCGCTGGCACGCTCGGCGCGGCTGCTGACGGGCGAACCAGGGTCGGCTGACGACCTCCTGCAAGAGACGCTGATCCGCCTGTGGACAAAGTGGCCGCGCGTGCGGGGCGCGGATCGTCCGCTGGCCTATGCGCGCACGACCATGGCCCGGCTGCACCTCGATTCGCGCAGGTTGCGTCGATCGCACGAAACCCCGATCGCGATCGACGACCGCACCGGCGAACACTCGTCCCCGACATCGGTTGTGGACGACCACCTGACGTTATGGCAAGCGCTCGACCGTCTGCAGCGACTCGACCGTGCCGTTCTGGTGCTGCGGTACCACGACGGCTACACCTCCGGTGAGGTCGCGGCGATGTTGGGGATTTCCGATGGTGCAGTGCGCAAGCGAGCGGCTCGCGCGCTGCAGGTGGTTCGCACCGAACTGGACAGTTCGAAGGGAGTTCGCTGA
- a CDS encoding sensor histidine kinase, with product MSRLRRVEAVAIVVAVLLLVVAPPAVSRARIGPADFAVLALVVLSGVTLVGWRRHPRAVAVVGLGLSFGATVVDGWAAHTSVVPDSAMLIVTALCTVAGTAWHGRELWWVVGAGIVLLELSLVVQPESPVGLLMFTVPGFVVGAVYRARNETARELAVRAKELEDEQELFAQIVRRHERARIAAELHDIIGHAMSVMVIQAAAGQRLSTVDADRTEQVFAAIAESARQGRRELRRLVELLGGDNVPGPDLALIDELVDRACDSGLKVSCVVAAERDAVDTATAHVAFRVVQESLTNALRHAPGAEVNAYVGLDGDALAVRVENDASSSPTLSLVGTRTGLDGLRQRVEQSGGRLRSGPTARGGWLVEATIPVSRAG from the coding sequence GTGTCCCGCCTGCGGCGTGTGGAGGCGGTCGCGATCGTGGTCGCGGTGCTGCTGCTCGTCGTCGCGCCGCCGGCCGTTTCGCGTGCGCGGATCGGGCCGGCGGATTTCGCCGTGCTCGCCCTCGTGGTGCTCAGTGGTGTGACGCTCGTCGGCTGGCGGAGGCATCCGCGCGCGGTTGCGGTCGTCGGGCTCGGCCTCTCGTTCGGCGCGACGGTCGTCGACGGATGGGCGGCGCACACGAGCGTGGTGCCCGACTCGGCGATGCTGATCGTCACCGCGCTGTGCACCGTGGCCGGAACCGCATGGCACGGGCGCGAGCTGTGGTGGGTGGTCGGCGCCGGGATCGTGCTGCTGGAACTGTCCCTCGTCGTGCAACCGGAGAGCCCGGTGGGGCTTTTGATGTTCACGGTGCCCGGCTTCGTCGTCGGCGCCGTCTATCGGGCCCGCAACGAAACCGCCCGCGAACTCGCTGTGAGGGCAAAGGAACTCGAGGACGAGCAGGAACTGTTTGCGCAGATTGTCCGGCGTCACGAACGCGCGCGCATCGCCGCCGAGTTGCACGACATCATCGGCCACGCGATGAGCGTCATGGTGATCCAGGCCGCGGCCGGGCAACGGCTGAGCACGGTCGACGCCGATCGCACCGAGCAGGTGTTCGCCGCGATCGCCGAGTCGGCCCGGCAGGGACGGCGCGAGCTGCGGCGGCTGGTCGAACTGCTCGGCGGCGACAACGTGCCCGGCCCCGACCTCGCCCTGATCGACGAACTCGTGGACCGGGCCTGCGACAGCGGGCTGAAGGTGTCGTGCGTCGTCGCCGCCGAGCGCGACGCCGTCGACACCGCGACCGCTCACGTCGCCTTCCGGGTGGTGCAGGAAAGTCTCACGAACGCGCTGCGTCACGCTCCGGGCGCCGAGGTCAACGCGTACGTCGGTCTCGACGGCGACGCGCTCGCCGTGCGGGTGGAGAACGATGCGTCGTCGAGCCCGACACTGTCCCTGGTGGGCACGCGCACCGGGCTGGACGGGCTGCGGCAACGGGTCGAGCAGTCGGGTGGCCGCCTGCGCAGTGGTCCGACGGCGCGCGGCGGGTGGCTGGTGGAGGCCACCATCCCGGTGTCGCGCGCGGGTTGA
- the purU gene encoding formyltetrahydrofolate deformylase, whose translation MPTDPSDFVLSATCADRPGIVHAITGYLVRQGANISECQQFEDPSTGRFFIRLVFRCELHDEDALRDGFADVATEFGMEWGLWPAGRPMRTLVLVSKLGHCLNDLLFRQQVGSLPLEIVAVGSNHLTFQKTVATHDIPFHHVPITASTKDCSEARILELVQEYDVELVVLARYMQVLSDDLCRTLQGRAINIHHSFLPSFKGARPYHQAHDRGVKLIGATAHYVTPDLDEGPIIEQDVARIDHTYSPEHMVVAGRDVETQVLARALAWHAEHRVFLNGSSTVVLR comes from the coding sequence GTGCCGACCGACCCGTCCGATTTCGTTCTCTCCGCCACCTGCGCCGACCGGCCCGGCATCGTGCACGCGATCACCGGCTACCTGGTGCGCCAGGGCGCGAACATCAGTGAGTGCCAGCAGTTCGAGGACCCCTCGACCGGCCGGTTCTTCATCCGGCTCGTCTTCCGCTGCGAGCTGCACGACGAGGACGCGCTGCGCGACGGGTTCGCCGATGTCGCAACCGAATTCGGGATGGAGTGGGGCCTGTGGCCGGCCGGTCGCCCGATGCGCACGCTGGTGTTGGTCTCGAAGCTCGGGCACTGCCTCAACGACCTGCTGTTCCGTCAGCAGGTGGGCTCCTTGCCGCTCGAGATCGTGGCCGTCGGATCGAACCACCTGACCTTCCAGAAGACGGTCGCCACCCACGACATCCCGTTCCATCACGTGCCGATCACTGCCTCGACCAAGGATTGTTCGGAGGCGCGCATCCTCGAACTGGTGCAGGAGTACGACGTCGAACTGGTGGTGCTCGCCCGCTACATGCAGGTGCTGTCCGACGATCTGTGCCGCACCCTGCAGGGCCGCGCGATCAACATCCACCACTCGTTCCTGCCCAGCTTCAAGGGCGCCCGCCCGTATCACCAGGCGCACGACCGGGGTGTGAAGCTCATCGGCGCGACGGCCCACTACGTGACACCCGATCTCGACGAAGGCCCGATCATCGAGCAGGACGTCGCCCGCATCGACCACACCTACTCCCCCGAGCACATGGTGGTGGCCGGACGCGACGTGGAGACCCAAGTGCTCGCCCGGGCCCTCGCCTGGCATGCCGAGCACCGGGTGTTCCTCAACGGGTCGAGCACGGTCGTCCTGCGCTGA
- the panD gene encoding aspartate 1-decarboxylase — protein sequence MQRFMLHSKIHRATVTQADLHYVGSLTIDRDLMDAADLLPGQQVDVVDVDNGNRLTTYAIEGERGSGILCINGAAARLISPGDTVIVIAYAAMDDAEARSFEPQVVFVDKHNRIVQIDHDAGDVPEGYGLATSAVTKREHG from the coding sequence ATGCAGCGATTCATGCTCCACAGCAAGATCCACCGCGCCACCGTCACCCAGGCTGACCTGCACTACGTCGGCTCGCTGACGATCGACCGCGACCTGATGGACGCCGCCGATCTGCTGCCCGGCCAGCAGGTCGACGTGGTCGACGTCGACAACGGCAACCGGCTCACGACGTACGCCATCGAGGGGGAGCGCGGCAGCGGCATCCTGTGCATCAACGGGGCGGCCGCTCGGCTGATCAGCCCCGGCGACACCGTCATCGTCATCGCCTACGCCGCGATGGACGATGCGGAGGCGCGGTCGTTCGAGCCGCAGGTGGTCTTCGTCGACAAGCACAACCGCATCGTGCAGATCGACCACGACGCCGGTGACGTGCCCGAGGGTTACGGCCTGGCGACCTCCGCGGTCACCAAGCGCGAACACGGCTGA
- a CDS encoding sensor histidine kinase: MDWGIAAALTLLGTAQMYMNVSVTDAEVSAEIAHDSMAHVMTSHSVWMIPVWWFATVPVLWWRRNVVAVLAISLGAMVAHDLIFGWVGRCGAGLPLAFVLAFLGALDSDRARRWWALGLSVVLAVAVVAVDAITGSGLIAPAALVTLLIFAVGRAVRQRSRLAGDLRERTHELHRLRDERAGLEVAADRARIARELDELLQVRLDRLALAAETADVADRAGATATLERIETDARETLDRMRTLVGELRDGEVALAPTPTIAHLDAMLVRHTGAPPRLTVTGDPRGLTAAVELSAYRIVEHLVQVLAGRSQEPVEVDVRFADDALEIRVAGTVPKGVNVRAAAARARERAQVVGGSVDLRVARGRAQATASLPMAG; this comes from the coding sequence TTGGACTGGGGGATCGCTGCGGCTCTCACCCTGCTTGGCACGGCGCAGATGTACATGAACGTTTCGGTGACGGACGCCGAGGTCTCTGCCGAGATCGCGCACGACTCGATGGCGCACGTGATGACCAGTCATTCGGTCTGGATGATTCCGGTGTGGTGGTTCGCGACGGTTCCGGTGCTGTGGTGGCGCCGGAATGTGGTTGCGGTGCTTGCGATTTCGCTGGGTGCGATGGTGGCGCACGACCTCATCTTCGGGTGGGTCGGACGCTGCGGCGCGGGCCTTCCGCTTGCCTTCGTGCTCGCCTTCCTCGGAGCGCTCGACAGTGATCGGGCCCGGCGCTGGTGGGCCCTCGGACTGTCCGTGGTGCTGGCGGTGGCGGTCGTCGCCGTCGATGCCATCACCGGGTCGGGGCTCATTGCTCCTGCCGCTTTGGTGACCCTCCTGATCTTCGCCGTCGGCCGGGCGGTGCGCCAGCGCAGTCGACTGGCGGGTGACCTGCGCGAGCGCACTCACGAACTGCACCGCCTGCGCGACGAGCGTGCCGGCCTCGAGGTGGCCGCCGACCGCGCCCGAATCGCGCGCGAACTCGACGAACTGCTGCAGGTGCGGCTCGACCGGCTCGCGCTCGCAGCCGAGACGGCCGACGTCGCGGATCGTGCCGGCGCCACCGCCACGCTGGAACGCATCGAGACCGACGCCCGCGAGACGCTCGACCGGATGCGCACCCTCGTCGGGGAACTGCGCGACGGCGAGGTCGCCCTCGCACCCACCCCGACGATCGCCCATCTCGACGCAATGCTGGTGCGGCACACCGGAGCACCGCCCCGACTCACCGTCACGGGCGATCCGCGCGGCCTGACGGCGGCCGTCGAACTGTCGGCCTACCGCATCGTCGAACACCTGGTGCAGGTGCTCGCCGGACGGTCGCAGGAACCGGTCGAGGTCGACGTCCGTTTCGCCGACGACGCGTTGGAGATCCGGGTCGCCGGCACCGTCCCGAAGGGCGTGAACGTGCGTGCCGCGGCCGCTCGGGCACGCGAACGCGCCCAGGTCGTCGGCGGATCCGTCGACCTTCGGGTCGCTCGTGGACGGGCGCAGGCGACCGCATCGCTGCCGATGGCCGGCTGA
- the miaA gene encoding tRNA (adenosine(37)-N6)-dimethylallyltransferase MiaA has product MHPIVAVVGPTATGKSDLAVALAERLGGEVVNTDASQLYRGMDIGTAKLTVAERRGVPHHQLDVLEVTEEASVAAYQQLSRADIEAIRSRGNVPVLVGGSGLYVRAATDVLEIPPTDAAVRGRLEAELAAAGTTPMYDRLRLADPEAAANILPSNGRRIVRALEVIELTGRPFSATMPRREFLEPTVLIGLDADRDVVDERIAHRTRAMWQLGLLDEVRGLEPLGLRDGRTATRAIGYAQALGQLEGELTQDEAIESTAQATRRLVRRQLSWFRADPRVIWLPHDAPDLLDRALEVVQTAVR; this is encoded by the coding sequence GTGCACCCCATCGTCGCCGTCGTCGGACCGACCGCCACCGGAAAGTCCGACCTCGCAGTGGCGCTCGCCGAACGGCTCGGGGGAGAGGTCGTCAACACCGATGCGTCGCAGCTGTATCGGGGCATGGACATCGGCACGGCGAAGCTCACGGTCGCCGAACGCCGCGGTGTGCCGCACCATCAGCTCGATGTTCTCGAAGTCACCGAGGAAGCGAGCGTCGCTGCGTACCAACAGCTTTCGCGCGCAGACATCGAGGCGATCCGCTCGCGCGGAAACGTGCCGGTGCTCGTGGGAGGGTCGGGTCTCTACGTGCGCGCCGCGACCGATGTGCTCGAGATCCCACCGACCGACGCCGCCGTCCGGGGCCGGCTCGAAGCCGAGTTGGCTGCTGCCGGAACGACTCCCATGTACGACCGGCTGCGCCTCGCCGACCCGGAAGCTGCCGCGAACATCCTGCCGAGCAACGGACGCCGCATCGTGCGTGCGCTGGAGGTCATCGAGCTGACGGGACGCCCGTTCAGCGCCACCATGCCGCGCCGGGAGTTCCTCGAGCCCACCGTCCTGATCGGTCTCGACGCCGACCGCGACGTGGTCGACGAACGGATCGCCCACCGCACCCGGGCGATGTGGCAGCTGGGTCTGCTCGACGAGGTGCGCGGGCTCGAACCGCTCGGCCTGCGTGACGGTCGCACCGCGACCCGCGCCATCGGATACGCGCAGGCCCTCGGCCAACTCGAAGGCGAACTCACGCAGGACGAGGCGATCGAGAGCACCGCGCAGGCCACTCGCCGCCTGGTACGCCGGCAGCTCTCGTGGTTCCGCGCCGACCCGCGGGTGATCTGGCTGCCGCACGACGCTCCTGATCTGCTCGACCGCGCGCTCGAGGTAGTGCAAACCGCGGTTCGGTGA
- a CDS encoding class I SAM-dependent methyltransferase, which translates to MTEHDHYFTAEPASADERRTINVPLAGATRTVQVAPGIFSPDRIDQGTTVLLRHAPAPPASGTFLDLGCGWGPIALTLGLESPDAEVWAVDVNERAMDLARRNAASLGLDRVHVGTAEQVPAELRFDLIWSNPPIRVGKKVLHDLMTTWLPRLSATGEAYLVVQKNLGSDSLQKWLGEQLPDLVTERFTSVRGFRILRVSRAG; encoded by the coding sequence GTGACCGAGCACGACCACTACTTCACCGCCGAGCCCGCCAGCGCCGACGAACGCCGCACCATCAACGTGCCGTTGGCCGGGGCGACGCGGACGGTGCAGGTGGCGCCGGGCATCTTCTCCCCCGACCGCATCGACCAGGGCACGACCGTGTTGTTGCGGCACGCCCCGGCGCCACCGGCGTCGGGCACCTTCCTCGATCTCGGCTGCGGCTGGGGGCCGATCGCGCTGACCTTGGGCCTGGAGTCACCGGACGCCGAGGTGTGGGCGGTCGACGTCAACGAGCGGGCGATGGACCTCGCCCGCCGCAATGCCGCCTCCCTCGGGCTCGACCGGGTGCACGTGGGCACCGCCGAGCAGGTGCCGGCCGAGCTGCGGTTCGACCTCATCTGGTCGAACCCGCCGATCCGGGTGGGCAAGAAGGTGCTGCACGACCTGATGACGACCTGGTTGCCGCGGTTGAGCGCCACCGGCGAGGCCTACCTGGTGGTGCAGAAGAACCTCGGATCCGACTCGCTGCAGAAGTGGCTGGGCGAGCAGCTGCCCGATCTGGTGACCGAGCGGTTCACCAGCGTGCGCGGATTCCGAATCCTGCGGGTCAGCCGGGCAGGCTGA
- the dapF gene encoding diaminopimelate epimerase, with protein sequence MTTIDFVKGHGTQNDFVLVPDPEGRLALTPRDVTYLADRRAGIGGDGVIRVAPLSAAPDEVREQCPDAKWFMDYRNSDGSVAEMCGNGTRVFARYLVEQGLETSDTFAIATRAGRKEITVVADGFATDLGPWRLARETEANERGMDSVVQVHGAPDPLPALSLDLGNPHTVVALPPQIDLSALDLHTAPKVDPTPEHGTNVEFVRAIEHAHISMRVHERGVGETRSCGTGAAAAALATWWWGGRPEDQLDWIVDVPGGRLGVHIAADKVALSGPAELVARGTVSLPG encoded by the coding sequence GTGACCACCATCGACTTCGTCAAGGGCCACGGCACGCAGAACGACTTCGTCCTCGTGCCCGACCCCGAAGGCCGCCTCGCCCTGACCCCGCGCGACGTCACCTATCTCGCCGACCGCCGCGCCGGCATCGGTGGCGACGGCGTGATTCGGGTCGCCCCGCTGAGCGCCGCCCCCGACGAAGTGCGCGAGCAGTGCCCCGACGCGAAGTGGTTCATGGACTACCGCAACAGCGACGGATCGGTTGCCGAGATGTGCGGCAACGGCACCCGCGTGTTCGCCCGCTACCTCGTCGAGCAGGGCCTGGAGACGTCCGACACCTTCGCGATCGCCACCCGGGCCGGTCGCAAGGAGATCACAGTGGTGGCCGACGGGTTCGCCACCGACCTCGGCCCGTGGCGCCTGGCTCGCGAAACCGAGGCGAACGAGCGCGGCATGGACTCCGTGGTGCAGGTGCACGGTGCGCCCGACCCGTTGCCGGCCCTCAGCCTCGACCTCGGCAACCCGCACACCGTCGTCGCGCTGCCGCCGCAGATCGACCTCAGCGCCCTCGACCTGCACACCGCACCGAAGGTCGACCCGACGCCCGAGCACGGCACCAATGTCGAGTTCGTGCGCGCCATCGAGCACGCACACATCTCGATGCGGGTGCACGAGCGCGGCGTGGGGGAGACGCGCAGCTGCGGCACCGGAGCGGCCGCGGCGGCGCTCGCCACCTGGTGGTGGGGCGGACGGCCCGAGGATCAGCTCGACTGGATCGTCGACGTGCCCGGCGGACGCCTCGGGGTGCACATCGCTGCCGACAAGGTCGCTCTCTCCGGGCCGGCCGAGCTCGTGGCCCGCGGCACGGTCAGCCTGCCCGGCTGA
- a CDS encoding ATP-dependent DNA helicase produces MPPTPSTSASTSIDSLMAAAVAAVGGTPRPGQQRMTEAVAKAFDEGNHLLVQAGTGTGKSLAYLVPSIVHAQQTGKPVIVATATLALQNQIVGRDLPVIADALRPVLGRRPTYGLVKGRRNYVCQHKLVGGYPADDEDSLFGVGAVDQQLGRLEKEIVRLREWADETDTGDRDDLVPGVSERAWRQVSVSAHECLGSTCPMVSECFVEKARAEAKDVDVVVTNHSFMAIDSFEGRQMLPEHDALVVDEAHELVDRVTSTITDELTPGMVSAAAKKAGRYADTHELAETGVFLGSVLDQATEGRLLGLPDNLALAVQRIRDAARGIASDIKPDKPADNDGPRQMARAAVDEVLENAERLLEERELDVAWVSHSEYRGSALSVAPMSVAMLVRDKIFGDRTVVMTSATLELGGTFDSVAGTLGLRGEGSPAWEGLDVGSPFDYPQQAIAYVAKHLPPPGRDGTSQQAMDEIETLIRAAGGRTLGLFSSMRAAKAATEAMRERFGDEFPVLCQGDDQMGTLVKAFAADPRTCLFGTLTLWQGVDVPGSACQLVIIDRIPFPRPDDPITSARSQAIAERGGNGFMSVSATHAALRLAQGAGRLVRRSTDRGVVAFLDNRMITARYAGFLQRSLPPFWPTTDRELVLRALKRLDETAAPPTPVGRPAPAAPKSTVAQQNPAERFDAAAGRISTESTSSYDALEFADEPAGASGAVNAVPDEVPDATEAPERAAALGEQDHPAPPVDEPGEHTDASGWSAEDDEELTDGVSLGLDPDELADHLDRPVEQVRARIAELGL; encoded by the coding sequence ATGCCGCCCACCCCATCGACGTCCGCCTCGACGAGCATCGACTCCCTGATGGCAGCGGCGGTGGCCGCGGTCGGTGGCACGCCCCGCCCGGGACAGCAGCGGATGACCGAGGCGGTCGCCAAGGCGTTCGACGAGGGCAACCACCTGCTGGTGCAGGCCGGCACCGGCACCGGCAAGTCGCTCGCCTATCTGGTGCCCTCGATCGTGCACGCGCAGCAGACCGGCAAGCCCGTGATCGTCGCTACCGCGACGCTCGCCCTGCAGAACCAGATCGTCGGACGCGACCTGCCGGTGATCGCCGACGCTCTGCGTCCGGTGCTCGGCCGGCGACCCACCTACGGGCTGGTCAAGGGCCGCCGCAACTACGTGTGTCAGCACAAGCTGGTCGGGGGTTACCCGGCCGACGACGAGGACAGCCTGTTCGGCGTGGGTGCGGTCGACCAACAACTCGGACGCCTGGAGAAGGAGATCGTGCGCCTGCGGGAGTGGGCCGACGAGACCGACACCGGCGACCGCGACGATCTCGTGCCGGGCGTGAGCGAGCGGGCCTGGCGGCAGGTGAGCGTGTCGGCGCACGAATGCCTCGGGTCGACCTGCCCGATGGTGTCGGAGTGCTTCGTGGAGAAGGCGCGCGCGGAGGCCAAGGACGTCGACGTCGTGGTCACCAACCACAGCTTCATGGCGATCGACTCCTTCGAAGGGCGCCAGATGCTGCCCGAGCACGACGCGCTCGTCGTCGACGAGGCGCACGAACTCGTCGACCGGGTCACCTCAACCATCACCGACGAACTGACCCCCGGCATGGTGTCCGCCGCCGCGAAGAAGGCCGGTCGTTACGCCGACACCCACGAACTCGCCGAGACCGGGGTCTTCTTGGGCTCGGTGCTCGACCAGGCCACCGAAGGGCGACTGCTCGGGTTGCCCGACAACCTCGCGCTCGCCGTGCAGCGCATCCGGGACGCCGCGCGCGGTATCGCGTCCGACATCAAGCCCGACAAGCCCGCCGACAACGACGGCCCCCGGCAGATGGCGCGTGCCGCGGTCGACGAGGTGCTCGAGAACGCCGAGCGCCTGCTGGAGGAGCGTGAGCTCGACGTCGCCTGGGTCAGCCACAGCGAGTACCGCGGCTCCGCGCTCAGCGTCGCGCCGATGAGCGTGGCAATGCTGGTGCGCGACAAGATCTTCGGCGATCGCACGGTCGTGATGACGTCGGCCACCCTCGAGCTCGGCGGCACCTTCGACTCGGTGGCCGGCACACTCGGGCTGCGCGGCGAGGGCTCGCCCGCCTGGGAAGGGCTCGACGTCGGGTCGCCCTTCGACTACCCGCAGCAGGCCATCGCCTACGTCGCCAAGCACCTGCCTCCGCCGGGCCGCGACGGCACCTCGCAGCAGGCGATGGACGAGATCGAGACGCTCATCCGGGCCGCCGGCGGCCGCACCCTCGGGCTGTTCTCCTCGATGCGGGCGGCGAAGGCCGCCACCGAGGCGATGCGCGAACGCTTCGGCGACGAGTTCCCGGTGTTGTGCCAGGGCGACGACCAGATGGGCACGCTGGTCAAGGCGTTCGCCGCCGACCCGCGCACCTGCCTGTTCGGCACCCTCACCCTCTGGCAGGGCGTCGACGTGCCCGGGTCGGCCTGCCAACTGGTGATCATCGACCGCATCCCGTTCCCGCGACCCGACGACCCGATCACCTCCGCCCGCTCACAGGCGATCGCCGAACGCGGCGGCAACGGGTTCATGTCGGTGTCGGCGACGCACGCCGCGCTCCGCCTCGCGCAGGGCGCCGGACGCCTCGTGCGCCGGTCGACCGACCGCGGCGTCGTGGCCTTCCTCGACAACCGGATGATCACCGCGCGGTACGCCGGCTTCCTGCAACGTTCGCTGCCGCCGTTCTGGCCGACCACCGATCGCGAGCTCGTGCTGCGCGCGCTGAAGCGGCTCGACGAGACCGCGGCCCCGCCGACTCCGGTGGGTAGACCCGCGCCGGCTGCGCCGAAGTCGACTGTCGCACAGCAGAACCCGGCCGAACGCTTCGATGCTGCGGCGGGTCGGATCAGCACCGAGAGCACCAGCAGCTACGACGCGCTGGAGTTCGCCGACGAACCCGCGGGTGCTTCCGGCGCGGTCAATGCGGTGCCCGATGAAGTGCCCGACGCCACCGAGGCACCCGAGCGCGCCGCCGCCCTCGGCGAGCAGGACCACCCGGCGCCGCCGGTGGACGAACCCGGGGAGCACACGGACGCGTCCGGCTGGAGCGCCGAGGACGACGAGGAACTCACCGACGGTGTGAGCCTCGGACTCGACCCCGACGAACTCGCCGACCACCTCGACCGCCCGGTCGAGCAGGTGCGGGCCCGCATCGCCGAACTCGGGCTGTGA